A DNA window from Candidatus Wallbacteria bacterium contains the following coding sequences:
- a CDS encoding clostripain-related cysteine peptidase, whose protein sequence is MRFWLFLLILTSIPALCADSTTTVAKWSAWTVMIWMDGDNNLEPYAIRNMNQIEKGFVEDRGLRVVVQLDRITGYDTSNGNWTDTRRFLIKHDSDEANIGSTMLQDMGEINMGSGTELNNFISYCVTNFPARKYMLILWDHGYGWIDQGLDTQETDVIRTQLVRSVCADSTNRDELTLTEIYNSLSFFKERTGQKLDILGFDACLMQMLEVAYQFEPWVDYIVGSELPINVNGWPYEKLINLPCFNMGIKPLDFAKAITQYFNEYYATAGVGSSTLSCLATKNLNETAGLVSQLGLALYTYYDKTAFGQIIPATTYFISDTWDSKIRHYYVDLCDFTDQIAANATYSTVYPAVKNICNAVRDQITDGTATGETKDGTLVSTFTDTHLVNLYIYRDPYKTNQISPAMITQVFPKNFSIYQWDKTSVNFSFSFISTNPDFKNNIMDIKPAGGEGSWIFTNAGGTGYSFRLYPTVHHTACPSQMEYYKIPGAVSTTCSGKAKVSRLVKSNYISSDSSDVNVDKARGLSIWIPTLITGPLPTTWEMDNYRHLRFARDTYWDEFLLLTMTQAGRSEYLSYDYLEEKAADLRKYAGTELEPQMYESLKMEMELNMISDHDEDVQQFVQKYSQDPSLLKLCREFGQRLGDINKIREKTAVPGEE, encoded by the coding sequence TACTACAACCGTAGCCAAATGGAGCGCCTGGACGGTCATGATCTGGATGGACGGGGACAACAACCTGGAGCCGTATGCGATCAGGAACATGAATCAGATCGAGAAGGGTTTCGTCGAAGACAGGGGCTTGCGGGTCGTGGTGCAGCTGGACAGGATCACAGGCTATGACACTTCGAACGGCAACTGGACAGACACCAGGCGCTTCCTGATCAAGCACGATTCGGACGAGGCGAACATCGGCTCCACCATGCTCCAGGACATGGGTGAAATCAACATGGGTTCAGGCACAGAACTCAATAATTTCATCTCTTACTGCGTTACCAATTTCCCGGCCCGAAAATATATGCTCATCCTCTGGGACCACGGCTACGGCTGGATCGACCAGGGTCTGGATACCCAGGAAACGGACGTGATCAGGACGCAGCTCGTCAGAAGCGTCTGCGCAGACTCCACCAACAGGGATGAACTGACTCTGACGGAGATTTACAATTCACTCTCTTTTTTCAAGGAACGGACCGGCCAGAAACTGGACATTCTGGGATTCGATGCCTGCCTGATGCAGATGCTGGAAGTCGCCTATCAGTTCGAGCCATGGGTAGACTATATTGTGGGCTCTGAGCTGCCGATCAATGTCAACGGCTGGCCTTATGAAAAACTGATCAATCTGCCCTGCTTCAACATGGGTATCAAACCCCTGGATTTTGCCAAGGCCATCACACAATATTTCAATGAGTATTATGCAACAGCCGGAGTCGGATCAAGCACTCTCTCCTGCCTTGCCACCAAAAATCTCAATGAAACCGCAGGGCTGGTCAGCCAGCTCGGCCTGGCGCTTTATACTTATTACGACAAGACGGCCTTCGGCCAGATCATTCCTGCCACCACCTATTTCATCAGCGACACCTGGGACTCGAAAATCCGCCATTATTATGTGGACCTTTGCGATTTCACAGACCAGATCGCTGCCAATGCCACCTATTCCACAGTTTATCCGGCAGTCAAGAATATCTGCAACGCCGTGCGGGATCAGATCACCGACGGCACAGCCACTGGAGAAACCAAAGACGGGACTCTTGTCTCCACTTTTACCGACACCCACCTGGTCAATCTGTATATTTATCGGGACCCTTATAAAACAAACCAGATCTCCCCTGCGATGATCACTCAGGTTTTCCCGAAAAATTTCTCGATTTATCAGTGGGACAAAACCTCGGTCAATTTCAGCTTCAGCTTCATCAGCACTAATCCGGATTTCAAAAACAACATTATGGATATCAAACCTGCCGGAGGAGAAGGATCCTGGATCTTCACCAATGCAGGCGGCACCGGTTATTCATTCAGGCTCTATCCTACAGTCCACCACACCGCCTGCCCCTCGCAGATGGAATATTACAAAATTCCCGGAGCAGTCTCCACTACCTGCAGCGGCAAAGCCAAAGTCTCCCGGCTTGTCAAGTCCAATTATATAAGTTCAGACTCCTCGGACGTCAATGTGGACAAAGCCAGAGGACTCAGCATCTGGATTCCCACGCTGATCACAGGCCCGCTTCCCACAACCTGGGAAATGGACAATTACAGGCATCTGCGCTTCGCCAGGGACACCTATTGGGATGAATTCCTGCTCCTGACCATGACCCAGGCCGGCAGGAGTGAATACCTGTCATACGACTATCTGGAGGAGAAAGCTGCGGATCTGCGGAAATACGCAGGCACTGAACTGGAACCTCAGATGTACGAATCACTTAAAATGGAAATGGAACTCAACATGATTTCCGACCATGATGAGGATGTCCAGCAGTTTGTCCAGAAATACAGCCAGGATCCGTCGCTTTTGAAACTCTGCCGTGAGTTCGGCCAGCGGCTTGGCGATATCAATAAGATCCGTGAAAAAACAGCAGTCCCAGGGGAGGAATAA